GTTTTTGGTGACAGACTTTCTATAATCTCAGTGTAAGTGCAATTTCCAtatctaaattaaattatataattcatcttttcataaatatttttgtaaattagaTTTACAGTCCAATTGAACTAATGTTCCGTATCTGGTTTCAACCTCTATATAAAGAAATAGCTTAAATGTTCAATCAGTCATTGAATGTTTAATCTTGATCTACATAGTCTGTATGCATTTTGGTTTATGTAATAATCATTTTCACTAATCACACTTTCTAAATGTagccccaaaatgcatttaaataatactGATTTGTCAGctgttaatatacagtatgtgtgtttaaaacattatttaaaaagtaatgcatATCTACATACGTATATGAGTGTCATTATTGAAGATGCACTTTGAGAAAAACATTTgctaaaaaacattcaaaattgaCCTTTTTTCAACCACAGGATGAACCTGTTTTTTCCTGCGTTAAACTAATCGACAAACGCAAAATACACATGAACATATGTTCAGTTTCCCCCCAGAACCCAAATATAACATCACACCCTGTAAACGGACTTTCCGAACACGTAACAGGTTATTTTCTTTGCAATCTTATTTTCCTGTGTTCCGGGATGGACTTCACCGGTTTTTGAGTCAGTTGCTTGACATGTTGCGTAGCagttttattattactttttataattgtatcatatttttttttatttgattcaaaTATCTAATCCATAAAACAAAATAAGTGACTTCTTCAGATGTCACAGGATGAATGaagaaaaacaaagcaaagcaaagcaaaacaaaaccatTTGCTGGAGCTCTTGCCTTTCCAGTGATAAAACATCATTAATTAAGGCTGTTGAAGATGAGATTGCGCTTTGGCTCAATGACTGTATTTGTGATACTTTGGCTTGGCTTGTACTACAAGAGCCAACCATCtttaaaatctataaaatattaagcagaaaatgtgcatttgtgtatAAAACCCCTCAGTATTCACTTCAGAAGAATTCTGGCATTTTGCTGCAATGAAATGTTTCTAAAATAGGAAGCAGAAATGCCACAAAATGCAACATAATGGCTAGTTAGACAACACTCTGTAAAAGCACACATGTACGTTATgaataatacacacatacactcacaataCACACAAACCAAAACCTTGTGGGGAAACAGATTCTCTTTTTCCACTAAATGTCATGGTGAAAATTATAAAAGGGGTGACCCAAACATTTTCCAGTGCAGTCACCCTAATAATTGCTTTCTCTGTCACACCTCTCCGACACTCGCACAACAAGGTGAGATCTTTTTTACTTGCCTTACTTCCCTTTAACCTGGTTGTATTTGTTAGGTACTTATACATATACATTTGATCATTATTGGAGATAAAATAAGAATTATTTCTCAACAATAttagaatacattttataaatagaaatgctaatttaaaataaatatatgcctTTCAATGAAtataaggttttatttatttattgtattttttgtgtgcCACATCTAGGATTTGTCTGTGATTGTTGCTAATGAGATTATTAATTTAGGAAATCAATTTTTTAGGTGATGCTGAATTTAAAGGCTTATAGTATAGTATgattatgtaaatgtacatacatttttgtggaatGTTACTACTCAGAAAATGGCCAGTCAGTGACAGACAAATAAGTTTGAGTTCTTACAATGACCATgttcatttgttgttgttgttttaaaactACATATTGAATAAATCTGTTTCTTTTGCATTCTGAGTGCTCAAATAATTCCACTTATTTCAAACCAACCACTACACATACAACAAATTACACATAAAAGTCCAGATTATGCCgtttcattttacatttgcaGTTTATAATGCAGCACTTTGAAACACATCCGCACTAAAAGCACCTCAAGCACACTAGATTCTATTGAACCAAACTGTGTGCTTTCCTAAAGTGCAAATGCAAATGAGGTTTGTACATCTTGTGCCAATGCAGATACAAAGTCAAACTCAGTGTATGGTTTTTCTTTCCTGTTCAGCGGCACCACAAAGCCATTTGCTGAGGAGAACAAAGGAAAAAGCTAAAACTCAGAGACGTCAGGAAAAGAGCAACAGACACAAAGGAAAGGTGTAGGAGGTACAACATGCTCTTTCTTCTACACAGAGCTCCTGCAGTTATGAAAGCAATTCCATCATGTGTTGGGTAAAATACTGGCTATGAAAATTTATGTTCCATAATATAGGATAATCACTCAGGCAACAGGTGTAAAGGGTAAGTTACAAAACTCTAAAAAATACACTTCTTGTGTACCTGGGAGCTGTTGATAAAAGGGGGTGAAAATGTGTTCGAAAACAAAAGCAGATGACACATGttcagaatttaaaaaataacgATTGACAAAAGGGTTTACACAATTAACACTATTTACAAGTGATTATTGTGTCTTTGTTTCAGTCTTTTAAAGGGTCACAACTTTATTCAAGGTTTTTAACTATGAAATCCAACCTTTATGACCCCTAAAAAGACATGTTATGATAGCATTAGCTAGTTATGATAGCAAAAGAAGAGTAATCATATGGACTGCATAACCAATTTTCAGTGCTTGCTGAAATGTGTAAAATGGATAGGATATACAAAATTAAACACGCTAATGAATACACAGTCATATTGATGCATAGATGTTGTTTAGTCATTTTCAAAATCTTAACACATAATACTTAACCAGGGATATATGACTCAAGATATACTTTTTAGTGCAAAATATGCTACAAATTACACATCTTCTGCAATTGCCACAGAATGCCACAAACAATTCTGACCTCCAACAATGGTGTAATAAAGCATGACTGCCGTGATATATTTCTAAGATAGTTGAACTGGGGCACAGGGTGTCCAGCTGTTCAATATATagtacagtaatgtacagtacaGCATGCCCCAAATATTccagttttcatttcatttcatcatATTGTGTCAGCTAGCACTATTAAATGAGTGGTCAGCGAGAACAAttgaaaaaggtggaaaaagtgaGTCAAAGTGAAATCTTCAAGCTATAAACAGCTGAAGAAGAGGAGGATTTAGGCTGTTCCATATCTGTAATAACTGTATTAATAAGTTTCAGGTTCACGACGAATTGAAAGAATTTCACCAGAATGTGTTGCTTTAGTTGCAGATTGATGTGGTTTCTATTGACACGCAGCTTAGATCTATTGATTATTCAGGATCATTGGGACTGTGAATTCCACAGCACAACATTAAATCTGTTTTGGTTATGTAATGAAAGAGAAACATGGAAACTAAAATTGATTTTTTAAGTTTCTAAAGTGGAGTTACTGCAAAATGAAAGTTGTTTCTGGTCCAAACTACACTCAGTGAATATAACTGAGAGAATACTATATTCAGACTGAGAGATGAATAATGAATTTCAGTTCCTTGAACAATCCCAGTCCTATCAATATCATCTTCTGGTCAAATTCTCCAGAGGAGCAAATTAGAGTCAATGCACAGTGCTTACACAAGTGTAAAACAGTACgtttacatgtgcagttataatTGAGCTACAACTTAGTTTTGTGTAGTCAAGCTACAGTCTTAATGTCATGTATACATGGCACAGTgtgtaatcaaatatttgaagAAGTGTTCAAATTGTGCACCAGTTAAGGTACACAACGACAAGGCCAACTATGGTCTGACAAGCATACATACTGAACAAACCCGAGTTACATTTGTTTCGGACTGAAATCAAATTTTTGAAGTGTATGTGAACGTAGTAACGGAAAAGGAGTCAAATTATTCAAAATTTCAAAAAGAAATGTAAGTGTATATACACCTCACACATCTGTGTAAATTAAACATCAGATTATTAGTCCAGAAATTAGCAGAAAAAGACACCTGGTCATTAAATAATAACTTTTGCGTGCACTGCTTTTATGTTACATTTAAGAATGCACCAATATGAAAATAGGGATGCGATACTGATTTTAACAAGAAACCTATAAGCTGATAATGATACCGATATTTTTCAACTtatcttattttgtcatcagatcactgttttactataaatgcttaaaaaatgtagaaagaggtacaaaagcttttaaACTGTTCTATCAAGAACAAATTTCCAATATACTGTAGCCTATATAATTTccgatatctcagaagtcaaagtctgctagTTTCAAAacgttttggatggtttccctcataAAGTAGCCGATAGgtaagtgctgctttcacaactgtcacatccATTTATGGcgtttttttccacattaatgtgagaatgagaaagaatgaaaatgaaatataacATGTTCTTTGGAGTGCCAAACCTTCAACATATTGTGtcaattattatttctggattgtgcatttgaattcacggaattttacaaagtgtgttactaattaattatcaATAAACCATTGTTTTTTCATATAAGCGTTTTTTATGCTTCTTACCAATATGCAGATGATTTTAATTTGGTCAACAATAGGCAGATAAATATCGGCAGCAAATATATCATTGCATCCCTATTTatatttaaaggcagcataaaaacatGACTATGGACACCAGGCCAAAGGAGACACTGGGCCCTCTGACTACCAGGGACCTCAAGCTGAAAAAATCCTTTaccttaataaatatatatatatatatatatatatatatatatatatatatatatatatatatatatatataagtgagaTATTCCTAATTTATTTCTCATATTTGCAATACAAATTTTCATGTTTATTGGACATAACATCTTGCCACTGCAACCAGGGGTGCCTCACACGACTAAAATATGTCCTTGAAagcataaaaacatactgtaaacatatgcaataaatatattttttttttaattctcagcCTACAAGATTCTCCCCCACCAGGTGACATTTATCACGCTGGATGTGGTTAATTTCGAAATGTCACATCACCTGCCAAAGAAATAAGAAACACCAACCTTCTGCAAAGCTTACCCTCAACACAGGACTTCTTCAACAAGTTCAAAACCACATTGACATTGGTGCTCTAAAATTCAAAGACGAAAACTTTTACATGTTTTCATTTctctccatttctttctttctttcttttttcctcaaTCCAATTTCACATTTCTTTTAACTCAAACAATTTATTGGAATGTCATATTCcaaatatattactaataatgTTAACAATAAATGACAGATTTACATGTTCAACAAATTGTTTGTTCCATAGAAAGTAGACAAAATttctacaatgaaaatgaaaaaaaaaaaatgtttttaaagtacgAGGGGCCCACCACTGGCTTTCCTGACCTCTTGGTCCCTGTTTGTAGTCAAGTGTGGTTTGTGTTCAGAACACACCTACACAGTGCAAcaagagaagtaaaaaaaaattccttttgCAGTCTTGAATTTGCATCAACAAACGTATAAAGTTATATTTGGAAATTTTGAGAATATGTGACTGTACTTACACAGGAAAGTGTAGGAATGCGCTTGAAGAGCTGATTTAATCCACTCTCAGtattaatgttgttattattatgatatgtAAGCTTTTTTATATCTGACCTCCAGGAATGTTTAAAAATGGCACTGGAACACACAGAGATGGTGATAACCGGAGCAGGCAAAGTCAGCAACCTCCACACCAATATCAAAAGGAAGATTGTCCAAACTTTTCCAGCACACAGATGAAACCCAAAGGAATTACTTCACCTCTGACCACTGCTAAGCCCATGGCCACTAAGGTAACAGattgaaaacacatttgtgtCTTGCTGCAGTTTACCAAATACcaaattaagtttttaattttGAACAAGAAATGCATTTCCTGTAAATTGATACACTtaccttacaatggaagtaaaaaaattataatattctaGTAAAAAGTAAACCCACTTACATGGAATATGGATGGAACATAACTAAACGTAAAGCACTGGTTATAAAAGAACTCAGTTCAGCACACTCCACCGACAAGAATGATGTTGGCAACACATAATCAAACATTCCTCCATCTTAAAAAGAAGTCCTCAATAACATTGAGACAACTTTACAGCATAAGTAACAAACTCCTTTTTTTGTTCtctattaaaattatattaaagggatagttcacccaaaaatgaaaatcctgtcatcatttattcaccctcatgctatcccagatgtgtatgatatgttttttttttttgaaaaaacacaaacaaagatggatataagaatatttcagctctggtccatacaatgcaagtgataaaaagtaacccataagactccagtggttaaatctatattcagaaaggatatgataagtgtgggtgagaaacagatcaatatttgagtaagttttactataaattctctccctccccagtaggtggcaataagcACAAataatgcgaatcaccaaaaacaagagtacaagaatgtgaaagtggagaatgatagtaaaataagacttaaatattgatctgtttctcacccacacttatcttatcacttctgaatatatatatatttaaccactggagtcttatggattacttttatgctgcttttatgtgcttttggagcttcaaaattttagcATCCAATCACTTGTAtcatgaggacctacagagctgaaatattcttctacaaatctttgtttctgttcagcagaggaaagaaagtcatccgCATCTGGTacggtatgagggtgagtaaataatgagaatttaaattctggggtgaactattcctttaagagatgcTGATATGGTGTCCCATAGACATTCATTTGAAATTAACTTAACTTTCCatatgacataaatattgatctgtttctcatccaaaacccCATATATGTTTTCAGTTTGGATTTTCAGTTTAAGTtgagcttacattttttttttttttgtccactaTAAAAATGCATCTTGTTGTGTTCCCTCTGTGATTGTGATTTCAAAGGTTTCTGTCAACTTGGAGAGTGATCCCAGAAGTCCTGGCTCATCTCACATTCAAAATTCCCCTCTACATCAGCAGGTACAAACCAATTGTAAAAGCTCTCCCTTCCACAGTAAAGTCTAGGTTAAATGACAAATCTACTTAATAGTTTTTTTCGTTTTGTTGTCTGTGTCCAGAGTACCAGCGAAAATATAAGCAAACAGCGGCTTCATTTTCAACAGCCCCGGCCATCAGTACTACGCAAAGGCAACCAGCCTTTCCCACAAGGTAATGTTGACTAACAGACTGCCTTAAAATTAGCGAAAAGCACTGGAACAGAACAGAAGTTAGAGTTGCAGAAACACAACTGAAAATTATTTATCCACATACCCTTCATGATGCTTCTCAGCTGTGACCTTTCAGTCTGGTGTGCACAACTGGGTTGTGGATGCTGTGTGTAAGACAGAGCCTGAAAGTGACCTGTCAGATTTTGCCCCACTTTACACTGGCCAATCCGAAAGCAGGCTCAGGGCCTCCAGGTCAGCTCCTCAGGCAAGCAGCCAAGAGCAGACTGAAAAGTGAGTATCTTGTGTGACTaggaaaacaaacaattaaacaaacagacaaacaaataaataatctaCATGTGAGCCCTGTTTTGCATAGTTTTTTCTCTAGGCATCGATATGCTCTTCCAGAAGGCTTGCTGTATGTTAAAGGACAATGTAGATGGCCAGGATGCTTAAGGAGCAGGGAAGTGTTCAAGGAATATGCACATTTCTTAAAGTGAGCCACAAAAcaattaacacttaaaataagtaattaaccAAAATAATGATGTCAATAAAATGATTTCTGAATGTCTTTCTGTTTATACTTTCTTTTAATCTAGACATCTGTCTACTGAGCATGCTCATGGGGACAGAAGTGTAGCCCAGCTGAGGATGCAGAAAGACAAGGTACAACATATGGAGACTCAGGTATGGAACCCCAATGCTCAAAACACAACCAGTGTTCACACATGCTATGCATTCTGCTGCTTATACTTTCAGTAAATGAAACTGTCTGTTGTACATTTAGTTTAAGAATGAAATACAAAACCAATTTATTATGTACCCCAGGAGCCATTGATACATAAATACAGAACAACATGGCTGTCAGAATTAATAAAAGTTTTGAGAACTGCATTATAGATGGATGGTTGTTTATGAGCCTTCATTATATGTGTTTTAATGTTACTGTTAGTTGACTGCAGAGAGACAGAAACTGCAGGCTATGCAGCTACACCTGTTTGATGTCAAATCTACCTTTGAGGTAAGCACTTATACATGGTTGGGGAGTACCGGAaaacatgtaacgggattacgtattgaaattacaaaattatattcCACTACAATTACAGTTTAAATGGTTAgcaaaatacagttacattcaaaaagaatgtttttgattactgaagagattactttgcattgtattattatttggttcATGTagtatttagtctattcagttgggAAACATTTATCCATAGAAATGATGTGATCAGAGGTCATTGTGTACACTCTGTGGGGGTTCATTAAGTAAATTTGGAGCAACAGAAATAGTTAatctcatgtactgtatattgtcatgtgaacatttagccttatgctaagctaaaatacaatttctagccattttacatgctcctgttaccaggcacgattatATTTGTTTCTATTAAGAAAATCCATGTTAGATCTTTTTATTCTTTCTAGGACgacatttgatattagggaaaaatAATGCACTGCAAgaatcttattcttgatgagaatttttttattgatttcctgTAAAAATTTCTGAAAATACTTTGAACAAGATACATTTGCTTTATCttcttttagaaacaacactgcataagatatttaagcTTTTCTCAGAGAAGCTATTTTTAatgtgtcttactgtactggcagatttattcatttttatgcttgttattaaattatttatagtcAAAagcaaaacaagcaaaaacacatcagccagtgctaaagaagtaatccaaaatattaagattacattactgatcttgagtaatctaacagagtacatcacaaattatttttttcccaTCGAGTAGTAGCAACTTGGCTTGTTTTTGCACactgttaatttatttaaactaatttgtatgatttaatttttccctaattaaaacaattaattattttgagcatcAGGGTTTACAGTCAAGACTGAAGCCAGACTGAAATTGGGTCATGTAAAATGTCAATGGTCCTCAGCATATCTACAATACAGAAAAAGAGTGTTAGAAGGTTAGAATACCCAAATCAAAATCCTGACCTAAGCCTCATTGAGGTGCTGTGGCCAAACCTAAGTGAGCTGTGCATAAACGTCATTAATTGAATTgtgctttttatgttttgttcatcTGATGGTTAGATTTGCTTTCCTTTAGGACCTGATGAAGACCAGATGATGTTTTATACACTGAATTAATAAAAAAGGTGTGCTTAATGTTGATGTAATTTTCTGATCTCAGGCTGGGAACAGTCTGGAGAAGACAAGACATCTCTCAGGACTCCTGCAACCTGCAGCATGTCAGAATGTTGATGTTCTCTTTGACAGTGAGAGAGGGGCAGCTGATGCATTGACACAAGGATACTGGCAGATCTCTACCTCACAAGTTATACCAGGTCATTCAGCACCCCAAAACACCTGTAAAACAATATGACCATTACTATTAAAATCTCCATTAAAACCTATTTggctaaaaatatatttgaatggaTTCCATTTAAGACTATTAGCCATTTATATTTCCACCCCACACACATCACATCGGAACAGTTGACCTGTATTACGATGTAAACATTTTAGTAAATACCCCAGATTTGTCTTGCTTTTTGCCCATGTCTGTTAGATctttatgctagtgtactcctaaaagtttgaaaaaatacttttaacaGATACACATTTAAAACGTACAGTCTCTTCCTGATAAATGGACATAATATATTGATTGACTAAAATATCTTGCACTCGCTTGCACATCCAAATATTTGAGAATGCTCCAACTTTATGTTTCATTAGGAAATGTGTCAACATAGGAAAGACAACTGCACTCACTAAATCATTTCAAGGGGTcttaaaagttgttgtttttctgtATCGCTCCATAGGGATTATCCCCAGTTTTGAGTATTACAAGTACACAAACATCAGGCCACCTTTAACTTATGCCTCCATGATAAGATGGGTAAGGACTGCTGAATTACACTTCCTGTATATTCACTTTTCATTACCTGTCAGTCATACAAAAGCTGTGTCTGTATCTTAGGCGATCC
This window of the Xyrauchen texanus isolate HMW12.3.18 chromosome 27, RBS_HiC_50CHRs, whole genome shotgun sequence genome carries:
- the foxp3a gene encoding forkhead box protein P3a isoform X1, which encodes MWLISKCHITCQRNKKHQPSAKLTLNTGLLQQVQNHIDIGMFKNGTGTHRDGDNRSRQSQQPPHQYQKEDCPNFSSTQMKPKGITSPLTTAKPMATKVSVNLESDPRSPGSSHIQNSPLHQQSTSENISKQRLHFQQPRPSVLRKGNQPFPQAVTFQSGVHNWVVDAVCKTEPESDLSDFAPLYTGQSESRLRASRSAPQASSQEQTENFFSRHRYALPEGLLYVKGQCRWPGCLRSREVFKEYAHFLKHLSTEHAHGDRSVAQLRMQKDKVQHMETQLTAERQKLQAMQLHLFDVKSTFEAGNSLEKTRHLSGLLQPAACQNVDVLFDSERGAADALTQGYWQISTSQVIPGIIPSFEYYKYTNIRPPLTYASMIRWAILESPEKQLTLNEIYHWFTQMFFYFRHNTATWKNAVRHNLSLHKCFVRVEGRKGSVWTVDEEEFLRRKGQKLQRDQDMGWMAPFHLFPLNPQGESYQI
- the foxp3a gene encoding forkhead box protein P3a isoform X2; protein product: MFKNGTGTHRDGDNRSRQSQQPPHQYQKEDCPNFSSTQMKPKGITSPLTTAKPMATKVSVNLESDPRSPGSSHIQNSPLHQQSTSENISKQRLHFQQPRPSVLRKGNQPFPQAVTFQSGVHNWVVDAVCKTEPESDLSDFAPLYTGQSESRLRASRSAPQASSQEQTENFFSRHRYALPEGLLYVKGQCRWPGCLRSREVFKEYAHFLKHLSTEHAHGDRSVAQLRMQKDKVQHMETQLTAERQKLQAMQLHLFDVKSTFEAGNSLEKTRHLSGLLQPAACQNVDVLFDSERGAADALTQGYWQISTSQVIPGIIPSFEYYKYTNIRPPLTYASMIRWAILESPEKQLTLNEIYHWFTQMFFYFRHNTATWKNAVRHNLSLHKCFVRVEGRKGSVWTVDEEEFLRRKGQKLQRDQDMGWMAPFHLFPLNPQGESYQI